From one Henningerozyma blattae CBS 6284 chromosome 1, complete genome genomic stretch:
- the MSW1 gene encoding tryptophan--tRNA ligase MSW1 (similar to Saccharomyces cerevisiae MSW1 (YDR268W); ancestral locus Anc_5.633) → MNSNLRSPHLGRSLRYLSSSIQNTGFRLHADDLPAEAIIFSMIQPTGKFHLGNYLGATRIWKDMCSLKKADQQLFFGVADLHAITVPKPNPKEFYRYRREAIASILASGIDPSKSSVFYQSSLPEHSQLYWLLCNFSPLGSLNRMAQWKSKANIQEVLDDQEKIANVNLGLFAYPVLQAADILLYKATHVPVGDDQSPHLELTRTIATRFNKMYKTKYFPIPKTLLAPTQKILSLTNPAKKMSKSDPDQIGVLYLNDSPELISKKIKRAITDFTSDHMYYDEENRPGVSNLITIISGIQRKSIQEVEKDIEHFKNFKDFKNYVTEIIIEELKEPRLEFEKLINEPQYLDSVIEEGRVKAHEVVSKNISEIMEIMGYS, encoded by the coding sequence ATGAATAGTAATCTAAGATCCCCTCACTTGGGTCGAAGCTTGAGATATTTGAGTAGTAGTATTCAAAACACAGGATTTAGATTACACGCAGATGACTTGCCAGCAGAGGCAATAATTTTCAGTATGATTCAACCAACTGGTAAATTTCATTTGGGCAATTATCTTGGAGCAACCAGAATTTGGAAAGATATGTgtagtttaaaaaaagcTGATCAACAATTGTTCTTTGGGGTGGCAGATCTTCATGCAATTACAGTTCCAAAACCTAATCCAAAAGAATTCTATCGTTATAGAAGGGAAGCAATTGCAAGTATCCTAGCTAGTGGTATTGATCCATCAAAATCATCTGTATTCTACCAGTCTTCGCTACCAGAACATTCACAGTTATATTGGTTATTATGCAATTTTTCACCTTTAGGCTCATTAAATCGAATGGCACAATGGAAATCAAAAGCTAATATTCAAGAAGTTTTAGATGaccaagaaaaaattgcTAATGTAAACCTAGGCTTATTTGCTTACCCTGTTCTACAGGCAGCAGATATTTTACTATATAAAGCTACACATGTTCCTGTGGGTGATGATCAATCCCCACATTTAGAACTTACAAGAACAATTGCTACAAGATTTAATAAGATgtataaaacaaaatattttccaatacCAAAAACCTTGCTAGCTCCGactcaaaaaattttaagtTTAACTAATCCCGCCAAAAAAATGTCAAAAAGTGATCCAGATCAAATTGGTgttctttatttaaacgACTCCCCTGaattaatatcaaaaaagattaaacGAGCTATTACAGATTTCACATCTGATCATATGTACTATGATGAAGAGAATAGGCCAGGTGTGTCTAACTTGATAACAATTATTAGCGGTATTCAAAGGAAGTCCATACAGGAGGTTGAAAAGGATATTgaacattttaaaaattttaaggatttcaagaattatgtaacagaaataataatagaggAATTAAAGGAACCAAgattagaatttgaaaagttAATTAATGAGCCACAATATTTGGATTCTGTTATTGAAGAAGGTAGGGTCAAAGCACATGAAGTAGTATCAAAGAACATTTCTGAAATAATGGAAATTATGGGCTATTCTTAG